ACACGGGGGGGGGTGCCTCTATGTCCTTCGTCAAGCGAGGCGTGGGGTTCTGGGTTCGTAGAAGGTGCCGTCGCGGAGCATCGCGAACAGCACGTTAATCCGTTGCCGGGCGAGCCGGAGGAGGGCCTGTGTGTGGGTCTTTCCTCTGGTCCGGCACTTGTCGTAGTAGGTGCGGGAGGCGGGATCGTGCAGGGCGGCGAACGCGGACAGGAACATCGCCCGTTTGAGCTGCCGGTTGCCGCCCCGTGGGGCGTGCTCGCCGTGGATCGAGGTGCCCGACGACTTCGTGGTCGGGGCGAGGCCGGCGTAGGAGGCCAGGTGCGCGGCGGTGGGAAAGCTGGTGCCGTCGCCGACGGTGACCAGCAGCGTGGCGGCGGTCCTGACGCCGACGCCGGGCAGCGACGTCAGGACCTTTGAAAGAGGGTGGTCCTCCAGCAGGGCTGCGATCTGGGCTTCCGTCGCCCGTCGCTGTTCATGGACGGCGCTGAGCGAGCGGGCCAGCGACGGGATCACGATGTCGAGCGTGCCGGTGCCCGGAACGACGACGGTCTGCTCGTCGAGGGCCTCGAAGATGTCGTCGATCAGCCGCTTCGCCATCCGGGGAGCCTTGGGCCGGATCACCTCAACGAGCCTGCGGCGGCCGGCTTTTCGCAGCGCGGCCGGAGATCCGTAGCGTTCCAGCAGCCAGGTGACGGCCTGATGGTCGAGCCGGGGGCCGAGGACGCGCTCCAGGCTGGGGTGGAACTGGGTGAGCAGGCCGCGGATGCGGTTGCTGGTGCGGGTGGCCTCAGCCGCGAGGTCCTGGTCGAAGCCGACCAGAACTGTCAGCTCGGCGGTGATCTCGTCGCTGACCTCCAGCGAGCGCAGGGTGTGTGGCATCGTGCGGGCCGCGTCGGCGATGACCGCGGCGTCCTTCGCGTCGGTCTTCGCCTCGCCGGGGTAGAGATCGGCTATCCGGCGCATGGCGAGTCCGGGCAGGTAGGCGACCTTGCAGCCCGCGTCGCGGGCGACCGTCAGGGGCAGGGCGCCGATCGAGGCGGGCTGGTCCACGATCACCAGGACGGTGCCGAACTTGGTCTTCAGCTTGGTGAAGACGTCCCGCAACTTCGGTTCGGTATTGGGCAGCTGCTTGTCGAAGACCTTCTTGCCGGTCGGGGTGAGGCCGTGCCCGTGGTGGGCGCTCTTGCCGACGTCCAGGCCGAGGAAGACGCCTATCTCGTCGCTGTCGTTCAAGCCGTCCTCCCGAACGGGTTGGTGCGGTACTGGCCCGGGCGTTGGCGTCGTGCGCGCATCCACGTTATGCAGACCTGCCGCCTGCGAAGGGCCGGGCATTGCGCCCGGCCGGGCGGTAGTCGGACCTCTCATCAGCGTCTCCCACGGCGCCTCTCGGGCCCGGTGGCACCACCCCCCAGGTCATCCGTTCGACAGGGGGGACCAGCCATACCGGGCCCGGAGGCCAGTGGCCCTCTTGCAGGACCGCGAAGAACATAACGGGGGGAAAGAGCAGATGGCACAGAGCAGCAGTGTGTACGAGGAGGGGACGAAGCCCGGTGCCGTCCCGGGCGACGGGGACGGCCGGGGAGGTCCTCGTCCCGGCCGGGGGCGCCGCGTCCTGCGCTGGTCGGCGTCGGCTCTCTCCGTGCTGATCCTCGCTACCGCCGGCGCCGGCTACCTCTACTACAAGCACCTGAACGGCAACATCGAGAAGGGCCGGCGCAGCAGCGGCGACTCCAAGGCGCGCAAGGCCACTCCGAACGCGGCCGGGCAGACACCCCTGAACATCCTGCTGGTCGGCTCCGACAGCCGTGACTCCGACGAGAACGTGAAGCTGGGCGGCGCCCGGAAGGACCGCGGCAATCCGCCGCTGGGCGACGTGCAGATGCTCATCCATCTGGCCGCGGACCGCAAGAGCGCCGCCGTGGTGAGCATCCCGCGCGACACCCGGGTCGACATACCCGAGTGCACCGACCCGAAGACCGGGCGGACGTACCCGCCGGTCAACACGATCATCAACGCCTCGCTGGCCCGTGGCGGGGCGGGCTGCACGCTGGCGACCTGGGAGAACCTCACCGGTGTCTACGTCGACCACTGGATGACGATCGACTTCGCGGGCGTGGTGAAGATGGCGGACGCCATCGGCGGGGTCGAGGTGTGCGTGCGGCAGAACGTGTGGGACCGCCCGCTGCCCGGCGTGTCCGGCGGCTCGGGTCTGAAGCTGACGGCCGGCCGGAAGAAGGTCCAGGGCGAGCAGGCGCTCCAGTGGCTGCGCACCCGGCACGCCTGGGGCAGCGACCCGCTGCGGGCCAGGGCGCAGCACATGTACATGAACTCGATGATCCGCACGCTCAAGGCGCAGAACGTCTTCACCGACACCGGCCGGCTGACCGATCTGGCCGAGGCGGCGACCAGGTCGCTGCACGTGTCAGAGGAGCTCGGCACGGTGAAGAAGCTGTACGACCTGGGGATGCAGCTGAAGACGGTCCCGACGGACCGCATCACCATGACGACGCTGCCCACCGCCGCGGACCCGCAGGACCGCAACCACCTGGTCCCGGCCGGCACCGACGCCGACCGGGTGTGGGCCATGATCCGCGACGACGTGCCCTTCGACGGCAAGGGCGGGGAGCCGGGCACGAGGAAGGCGGAGAAGGCCGAGGAGGTTTCGCGGGATCCGGCCGCGGCGGACGACGCGATCGGCGTCCTGGTGCAGAACGCCACGCGCTCCAGCACCCTCGGTCCCGTGAGCGGGCGCGCGGGCGCCGTCGCGCAGTCGCTCGTGGGCAAGGGTTTCACGAAGGCCGCCGCGGACGCCTCGGGCGCGCTGTCCGAGGAGCGGACCGTGGTGCGCTATCCGAGCGCCGAGCTGGAGGGCGATGCGCAGCGCGTCGCCAAGGCGCTGGGCGTTCCCGTGAGTTCGGTGAAGCGGTCGACCGACGTCTCCGGCGTCACCGTCGTCGTGGGCGCCGACTGGCGCGAGGGCACGGCCTATCCGAAGCAGCCGGCTCCGAAGGCCGGGGACCTGCCCGGCGACGCGGACGCCCTCAACGGCTCGGACACCGGGCAGTGCATGGACGTGTACGCGCCCTACCGCTGGTAGCGACCGTAGAAACAACTCCACTTCTCCATGCGGAATTGGGATGGATTGCCCAAATGTATGGACGTTGAATTTGTCATTCAGCGCACATCGACGTTCAACTGGGCGGATAGTGTGAGCGATCCAGTGCTTCTGTGATGACAAGTACCCGTGCGCCTTCCGGGGGGAGAAGGCGCCGCGTGCCCCGACGGAGGAAACGACAACCGTGGACGCGCAACGCCGTGGGCGGGGGGACCAGATCGACCCCGCAGACCAGTGGGTACTCAATCCGAACACCGGCGAATACGAACTGCGACTGTCTCCATCCGCAGCGCAATCGCCGGTATCCGGGACACGCGGATCCACTCCCCCGACGGGGGCGGGCGGCCGTACGGCGGAAGCGCGTAAGTCGGCTCCCGGTGACGCCACTTCACGTGCGGGCGCCACCCGCACCGATGTTCCGCCCCAGCGCCGGCGGCGCGGTGCGCCCGAGGAGCCGCCGCCCGGGCGGCGCGGCGGGCGTCGGCCGGTGCAGCGGAAGCCGAAGAAGGCCAAGAAGGCGCTGATGTGGACCGGCGGCACGATGGCGTTCGTACTGCTCGGGGTCGGCGCGGCCGGCTACTTCTACCTCCGGCACCTGGAGGGCAACGTCACGACGACCGACGTCGGCAGCGCGGGTGCCAGCAACTTCAGCAAGGACGAGGCCTTCAGCATCCTCATCATCGGCACGGACAAGCGCACCGGTGAGGGCAACGAGGGCTACGGCGACAAGGGCAGTTCCGGGCACGCCGACACCACGATCCTGCTGCACGTCGCCAAGGACCGCTCCAACGCGACCGCGCTCAGCATCCCCCGGGACCTGATCGTGAACATCCCCGACTGCCCGACGAAGCTGGAGGACGGTTCGGAGAAGATCGTCCCGGGCCAACAGGGGGTCCGCTTCAACCGGAGCCTCGGGGAGAGCGGCCGGGACCCGGGCTGCACCATGCTCACGGTGGAGGAGAACACCGGCATCGATGTCGACCACTTCATGATGGCCGACTTCAACGCGGTGAAGACGCTGACCACGGCGGTGGACGGCGTCGACGTCTGTGTCGAGAAGCCGGTCAACGACAAGGAGTCCAAACTCGTCCTGCCCGCGGGCCCGTCGAAGGTCGAGGGCGAGCAGGCCCTCGCGTTCGTCCGTACGCGCAAGAGCTTCGGCAACAGCGGTGACCTGGACCGGATCAAGGTGCAGCAGCAGTTCCTGGGCTCCCTCATGCGCAAGATGTCCTCCAGTAACATCCTCACCAACCCCTCGAAGCTGCTGAAGCTGGCCGAGGCCGCCACCAAGGCGCTCACCGTGGACAAGGCCATCGGCAACGTCGGCACGCTCAAGGACATCGCCCTGGAGCTGAAGAAGGTGCCGACGAAGAACATCGCCTTCACGACCGTCCCGGTGAAGGACAACCCGGCGGAGACGGTGAAGGCGACGGTCGTCCTGAACGAGGCGCAGGCCCCCCAGGTGTTCGACATGATCAAGAACGACGTCTCGTTCACCGAGGTCAAGGAGCAGAAGAAGAAGGAGAAGGACGCCGAGGCCGCGCGGCTGAAGGGCAGCAAGGCCCCGGCCTCCGAGGTCCGGGTCCGGGTCCTCAACGGCGGTGCCGTCACCGGCAGCGCGCAGAAGACCCTCCAGTACCTCCAGGTCGAGGAGGGCGTGACCAAGTCCGAGAACGGCGGGAACGCGCCCGCCGCACTGGCGAAGACCACGCTCGAGTACGCCCCCGACCAGGCCGACCAGGCCCGCCGCCTCGCCGACATCATGGGGCTGTCGGGGTCGGCGCTGAAGCCCGGCGAGAGCGTGACCAACTCCCAGGGCCTGCCCGCGATGACCCTGACCCTCGGCAAGGACTTCAAGGGCGCCGGCGTGAAGCTCAACGCCCCGGTCGAGGCGGCGGACGTGGAGAAGTCCACCGCCGACAAGGTGAAGTGCGCGAGTTGACCCGCTGAGGGCAACTGACAGGCCCGTCGTGCGTCTAACAGGGGGCAGGACGGGCCTGTTGCATGCGCCGGGGGCGGGAAGGACCGGGGAAGTGACGCAGAGCGGTGTGCGGGAGAACGAAACGCGGCAGGGCGTCCGCCAGGAACCGGGCCCGGGAGAGACCAAGCCGGCGACGGGCGGCCCAGCCGGTGGCGGGGGCCGGCCCCGGCGTACCCGGCGGCTGCTGAGGTGGTCCGCCGCCGTGCTCGCCGTCCTCATACTCGGGACGGCCGGAGCCGGATACCTCTACTACCGCCACCTGAACGGCAACATCAAGAAGGACGAGCTGAACCTCGGCGACAACAAGGTCGCCGCGCCGACGCCGAACGCCGCCGGGCAGACGCCGCTGAACATCCTGCTCATAGGCTCGGACGCGCGGGACACCGAGGAGAACCAGAAACTCGGCGGTGCCCGTGAGACGTTCGGCGCCGCGCCGCTGGCGGACGTGCAGATGCTGCTGCACCTGTCCGCCGACCGCACCAACATGTCGGTCATCAGCATGCCCCGCGACACGCTCGTGAAGATCCCGAAGTGCACCGACCCGGACGACGGGAAGGTGTACCCGGGGACCCAGGGGCGGACGATGACCAACCAGAGCCTCGGGAACGGCGGCCCGGGCTGCACCGTGGCCACCTGGCAGGAGCTCACCGGCATCCACATCGACCACTTCGTCATGGTCGACTTCGCGGGCGTGGTGTCCATGGCCGACGCCGTCGGCGGTGTCCCGGTGTGCGTCGACGCCAACATCCACTCGCGCACGTCCGACGGCAAGGGCTCGGGCCTGAAACTGGAGAAGGGCACCTCGTACATCCAGGGCGAGCAGGCCCTCCAGTGGCTGCGCACCCGCTACGGCTTCGAGGACGGCAGCGACCTCGCCCGCGCCAAGGCCCAGCACATGTACATGAACGCGATGGTCCGCCAGCTGCGCGAGAACGCCACGCTCAGCAGCCCGAACAAGCTCCGCAGACTGGCCGAGGAGGCCACCCGGGCACTGACGGTCGACCCCGGCCTCGACACCGTCAAGAAGCTCTACGACCTCAGCGACGAGCTGCGCAAGGTGGAGCCGGAGCGCATCACCATGACCACGATGCCCAACCGGTACGTCGGCGCCCGCGTGGAGCCGACCGAGGACGCCGAGCAGCTGTTCCGGCTGGTGCGGGAGGACATCGCGCTGGACGGCAAGGACAAGGACCGTGAGAAGGCCGCGGAGAAGGCCTCCGCCGACCCGGCCGCGGCCGACGACGAGATCCCCGTCCAGGTCCACAACGGCACCCGGACCGACACCCTGGCCGCGGCACGCGGGCGCGCGAGCACGGTGACCGGGCTGCTGAAGGAGCAGGGCTTCGCCCAGGCCGTCGCCGACACCAACGGCTCGTGGAGCCAGGAGCGGACCGTCGTCCGCTACCCGAGCGCCGACCTGGAGGGCGACGCCCAGCGGGTCGCCAAGGCCCTCGGGATTCCGCTGAGTTCGGTGAAGCGGTCGACCGACGTCTCCGGCGTCACACTCGTCGTGGGCGCCGACTGGCGCGAGGGCACGGACTACAAGGCGCCGAAGCGCAGCGACAAGACCCCGAAGTCGGCCGATGCGCTCAACGGCGCGGACGACAAGGCCTGTATGCACGTGGACCCGGACTTCACCTGGTGACGGAAACGGGCCCCTCCCAGGAGAGAGGGGCCCGAACGCGTGCGTGCGGTGTGCGTCAGCCGGTGGCCGCGTCCGCGTCCGCGTCCGCATTCGCGTTCGCCCGGACCGCCGGACGCCGGCTCGCTATCACCTTGCGGGCCAGCGACCGCGGGCTGGTCAGGAAGCCCCAGCCCCACGACATGTGCATGGTGACGAGCGCCACGGGGATCTGGAGCCGCGCCTTCAGCGGCAGCCCCTTGCCCGCCGGGACCGAGCCGAGCAGGATCGCCGCGAGATAACCGCCGGGCACCACGAAACCCCACGGCGTCAGCAGCGCGCCCACCAGGAGCCCGGTCGCGATCGCGCACAGGGCGGTCGGCGGGGCGAGGTAGCGCAGGTTGATGGACCCCTCGTGGAAGCGGGCGACGACGTGCCGCCAGCGGCCGTAGTCCTTGTACTGCTTGGCGAGCGCCTTCACGCTCGGCCGCGGCCGGTACGACACCTTGAGCTCGGGCGAGAACCAGATCAGCCCGCCGGCCTCGCGGATACGGAAGTTCAGCTCCCAGTCCTGGGCGCGGATGAACTCCACGTTGTAGCCGCCCTGCCGCTCCAGCGCCTCGCGCCGGAAGACACCGAGATAGACGGTCTCGGCCGGGCCCGCCTCCCCGCCCGTGTGGAAGGAGGCGTTGCCCACCCCGATCTTCGAGGTCATGGCGGCGGCGACGGCGTGCTCCCAGTCGTTCTCGCCCTCGGCGTGCATGATGCCGCCGACGTTCTGCGCGCCGGTCGCCTCCAGGAGCCGTACCGCGGTGGCGATGTAGTTGGGCGAGAGCATGCCGTGCCCGTCGACGCGGACGACGATCGGGTGGCGGGAGGCGTTGATCGCCGCGTTCAGGGCGGCAGGCGTACGGCCGGTCGGGTTCGGCACGGTATGCACGCGCGGGTCTTCGGCCACGAGCTCGGCGGCGATCTCGTCCGTGCGGTCCGTGGACGGACCGAGGGCGATCACGACCTCCATCTCGCCGGCGTACTCCTGCGCGAGGATCGCTTGGACTGCTCCCCGCAGATGCCGTTCCTCGTCGAGGACGGGCATGATCACGGAAACGGCGGGGAGCCGCACGTCGGGATTGGCGTTCATAGGGGCCACACGTTACCGCGAACGGGGGACACCGGTGCGCGCCGCCGGGGCGGTGGCGCGGGCCGCAGATCGTATCGGCCTACGGTTTCACGGATCCCACATACGGCCGTCGTCCGGAGGTGTTCCCTTGCCCACGCCGCCGCGGTCCCCTCGGTCCACCGCCGCCCCGCAGCGCCGCCCGCAGCCCTCCCCCGGGCGCGCCCCGCGCAGGCCCGCGCCGCCCGTACGGCGCCTGAAGCCGCGCTGGGGGATGCGGGTGGTCACCACCCTGTCCGTGGTGGTCCTCGCGTCCGCCGGTATCGGGCACGCGGTGATGACCAGCCTGGACGCGGACATCTCCCGGGTCGATCCCTTCAAGGACATGAAGAACCGGCCGCAGGGGGGCCACGGCATGAACGTGCTGCTGGTCGGCACCGACGGCCGCGAGAAGATCAGCAAGGAGGAGCGGCGGAAGTACCGGCTGGGCGGGGCGCCCTGCCACTGCACCGACACGATCATGATCGTGCACATCTCGGAGGACCGGGAGCGGGCGAGTGTGGTGAGCCTGCCGCGCGACTCCTACGCCGTGATGCCCGCGCACGTCGACCGTACGACGGGAAAGCGGCACGGGGCGCACCCGGTCAAGCTGAACGCGGCGTACGCCGAGGGCGGGCCGCACCTGACCGTGCGGACGGTGGAGAGCATGACGAAGGTGAAGATCGACCACTACCTGGAGGTCGACTTCGCCAGCTTCATGAGGACGGTGGACGTGGTCGGGGGCGTGAAGATCTGCACCGCGGCCCCCCTGAAGGACAGCTACACCGGCCTGAACCTCCCGCCCGGACGGCACACGCTCGCCGGCGGGCAGGCACTCCAGTACGTACGCGCCCGGCACATCGACGGGGCCTCGGACCTCGGCCGGATGAAACGTCAGCAGCGCTTCATGGCGGCGCTCGTGGAACGGATCACCTCCTCGGGGATGCTCCTCAACCCGATGAAGTTCCGGGACGTGACCCGGGCGGTACTCGGTTCGGTGCGGGCCGACAAGGGCTTCGGCACGGACGAGATGCTGGACCTGGGCCGGGCCATGCGGAACTTCTCCCCCTCCTCCTCCGAGTTCACGACCGTCCCGATCGGGCGGATGGGATACGCCGTGAAGGGCGCCGGCTCCACGCTGAAGTGGGACCCCGTGAAGGCGGAGCGGCTCTTCCGCGCCCTGCGCGAGGACCAGCCGCTGTCGGTGCACCGGCCCCGCGGCGCGGCACGGATCGTCTCGGTCGCCCCCCAGCAGATCCGCGTCCAGGTGGAGAACGGCACGCGCACGCCCGGTCTGGGCCGCCGTGTCGACGCGGCCCTGGCCTCGACGGGCTTCCGTACGACCCGGACCCCGGTGAACGCCGCCGCCCGCGACGTCAAGCGCACGATCGTCGCCCACGACCCCCGCTGGGACCGCTCCGCCAAGTCCCTCGCCACGGCCCTGCCGGGCAGCGAACTCCGCCCGGTCAAGGGCCTGGGCCCGACCCTGAAGGTCATCGCGGGCACGGATTTCGAACGCGTACACAAGGTACGGGCCGAGGACCCGGGGCAGGGCGAGTTCGGGGTGGTGCGGGGGGATGAGGTGGCGTGCTCGTAGGGGGCCGGGCAGGGGCGGTCGGGCCTCGGGCATTCGCGGCGGTCGTTCGTCCCTCGCGGGCTCGCGCCGGCTGATCGGGTCCCGCGCTCTCGCCGTGGTCGGTCCTCCGGCGGTCACACCGGCCAGTCCTCCCTCGGACACCCGCACCGACCGCTGCCCGCTCCTGCTGACGGCCGTTCGCCCCAGGTGGGCAAGTCCAGGCGCTCGGCGCCACCGCGCCCGCCCCGGTCGCCGGACCCGCGTCAGTCCTCGAACCCCTCCGCCGCCCGCTTCTCCCGCAGTTCCATGATCGCCCGGCGGCGGGCCAGGCGGTGGGTGCGGCGGATCTGGGCCTCCTGGTAGCGGCGCTTGTCGCGTTCGGTCTCCGGGAGCACCGGGGGGACCCGGCGGGGCTTGCCGTCGGCGTCGACGGCCGCGAAGACGAGGTAGGCGGAGCCGACCTGGGTGGGCGGGGCGGACTCGTTCCAGCGTTCGGCCAGGACCCGGACGCCGACCTCCATGGAGGTGCGGCCGGTCCAGTTGACCTGCGCCTTGACGTGGACCAGGTCACCGACGCGGACCGGCTCCAGGAAGGCCATCTCGTCCATGGACGCGGTGACGGCCGGCCCGCCGGAGTGCCGCCCGGCCACGGCACCCGCCGCGTCGTCCACCAGCTTCATGATCACCCCGCCGTGCACCGTCCCCAGAAGGTTCGTGTCGTTGTGGGTCATGATGTGGCTGAGGGTGGTGCGGGAGGCCGAAGTCGGCTTGCCCGGGATATCCGGAGTGCCGGAATCCGCGGCTGGGGCCTGGTCTGTCATGGCCCCTACCTTATGCCGAGGCGGCATGAGGGGATTTTGTGTCAGCTTCGCCACAGCCGTGCTCTGATTTTCCGACGACCCTTGTATGCCGTACTACGGGGACCTGCACACTGGGGCGCATGAACAATTGGTCCGAGGGATGGTCCGACGACAACCGCGGCAGCCGGTACGGACGCGGAAGCGCGAGCGCACAGCCCGAGAGCGCCCGCGTGATGCGGCAGGTCCGCCGCGGTCCGGCGCCGTCGCCCGGGCAGGGTGCCTACGGCGGCGCAGCGCCGTACGCCGGCGGGGTACCGCAGCAGCCGTCGTACGTCGACGGCGGCTACGCCGAGCCGCCGGGCGCCTACGACAGCGGCTACAACACCGGCCAGGTCTACGGCTCCCCCGGCGGCAGAGGCCCCGGCGGTCCGGGCGACGGCATGTACGAGCCGCGCCCCGCGCCGAACTGGCGCCGCCGTATCAAGGTGACGGCCATCATGGTCGTGACGGTGCTGGCCGTGACGAGCGTCGCCACGTACTTCTGGGCCGACTCCAAGCTCAACCGCGACGTCGACCTGTCGAAGGTCATCGACCGTCCGGAGGCGGGCGAGGGCACGAACTACCTGATCGTCGGCTCCGACAGCCGCGCGGGCATGTCGGCCGAGGAGAAGAAGAAGCTGCACACCGGGTCCGCCAAGGGCAAGCGCACGGACTCGATGATGATCCTGCACACCGGCAGCAACGGCCCGACGCTGATCTCGCTGCCGCGTGACTCGAACGTCACGATCCCGTCGTTCAAGGGCTCCGACTCCGGCAAGTTCTACCCGGCCACGGGCCGCCAGGTGAAGCTGAACGCGGCGTACGCGGAGGACGGCCCCGAACTGCTGGTCCGTACCGTCGAGGCCAACACGGGCCTGCACATCGACCACTACGTGGAGATCGGCTTCGGCGGCTTCGCGAACATCGTGGACGCGGTCGGCGGTGTCGAGATGGACATCCCGCAGGACATCAAGGACAAGAAGTCGGGCGCGGATCTCAAGAAGGGCAAGCAGACCCTCAACGGCGAGCAGGCCCTCGCCTTCGTCCGCACCCGCTACGCGCTCGCGGGCTCCGACCTGGACCGTACGAAGAACCAGCAGAAGTTCCTGTCGGCCCTGGCCAACCAGGTCGCCACCCCGAGCACGATCCTCAACCCGTTCAGGCTGTACCCGACCATGGGCGCGGGCCTGGACTCCCTGGTGGTCGACAAGGACATGGGCCTGTTCGACCTGGCGTCCATGTTCTGGGCGATGAAGGGCGTCAGCGGCGGCGAGGGCAAGTCGATGAACATGCCGATCTCGGGCAACTCCGCGAACGGCAACCTCCAGTGGGACAGCGCGAAGATGAAGACGCTGGTGAACCAGCTGAAGAACGACGAGACGGTCACCGTCTCGGGCAACTGAGCACCGGCATGCGTCGGGGGCACCCACGGGGGTGCCCCCGACTGCTGTGAGGCGGTCCTCACATCGTGGCGGCCGACATCGAGCGGCACATCTCGGCACAGCGGCGACACGCCTCGGCGCAGCGCATCATCTGGGCGTCGTCCGGCATGGACATACACGCCTCGGCGCACATGTCACAGGCCCGGGCACACATCGCGCACATCTCGGCCGACAGCGGCGAGCGGCGCATCATCATGTCGGCGCACATGCGCGTCATCTCGGCGCAGTCCATCACCGCGCGCATGATCTGCATCTGGGCCTGGCCGCCCATCTGCAGGCAGGAGCTCATGGTCTCCTCGCACACGCTGTGGCAGGTCATGCACGCCTGGACGCAGTCCTGCATCTCCTTGCTCAGCGGGGTCATGGTGGGCTGCTGGGTCATGATTCCTCCCGGGGGGACGGCGAGAGCCGGGGGTCGGCCCTTGCTGCCTTCCGTCCTACGCCTGCCCGGCCTCGGCCGCCACGGGGCGGAAGGAAGGAATGCGCCATGCGTGCGTCAGGGCAGGCCGCCGAGGCAGAACGCAGGTCGCCCTCCTGGCTGGGCAGGAGGGCGACCGGAGGGACAAAACGACGGGCTTACGGCAGGTTTCGCGCCATCACGATGCGCTGAACCTGGTTCGTGCCCTCGTAGATCTGCGTGATCTTGGCGTCGCGCATCATGCGCTCCACCGGGTAGTCGCGGGTGTAGCCGTACCCGCCGAGGAGCTGGACCGCGTCCGTGGTGACCTCCATGGCCACGTCCGATGCGAAGCACTTGGCGGCGGCGCCCAGGTAGGTGAGGTCGGTGTCGCCGCGCTCGGAGGCGGCTGCGGCCTGGTAGGTCAGGGCGCGGGCGGCCGAGATCTTCATGGCCATGTCGGCGAGCATGAACTGGATGCCCTGGAAGTCGGCGATCGGCTTGCCGAACTGCTTGCGCTCCTTGACGTAGCCCTTGGCGTAGTCGAGGGCGCCCTGGGCGATGCCGAGGGCCTGGGCGGCGATCGTGATGCGGGTGTGGTCCAGGGTCTTCATGGCTGTCGCGAAACCCGAGCCCTCCTCGCCGATCATGCGGTCGGCGGGGATACGGACGTTGTCGAGGTAGACCTCGCGGGTCGGGGAGCCCTTGATGCCGAGCTTCTTCTCCGGGGCACCGAAGGAGACACCCTCGTC
The genomic region above belongs to Streptomyces coeruleorubidus and contains:
- a CDS encoding LCP family protein; amino-acid sequence: MPTPPRSPRSTAAPQRRPQPSPGRAPRRPAPPVRRLKPRWGMRVVTTLSVVVLASAGIGHAVMTSLDADISRVDPFKDMKNRPQGGHGMNVLLVGTDGREKISKEERRKYRLGGAPCHCTDTIMIVHISEDRERASVVSLPRDSYAVMPAHVDRTTGKRHGAHPVKLNAAYAEGGPHLTVRTVESMTKVKIDHYLEVDFASFMRTVDVVGGVKICTAAPLKDSYTGLNLPPGRHTLAGGQALQYVRARHIDGASDLGRMKRQQRFMAALVERITSSGMLLNPMKFRDVTRAVLGSVRADKGFGTDEMLDLGRAMRNFSPSSSEFTTVPIGRMGYAVKGAGSTLKWDPVKAERLFRALREDQPLSVHRPRGAARIVSVAPQQIRVQVENGTRTPGLGRRVDAALASTGFRTTRTPVNAAARDVKRTIVAHDPRWDRSAKSLATALPGSELRPVKGLGPTLKVIAGTDFERVHKVRAEDPGQGEFGVVRGDEVACS
- a CDS encoding IS110 family transposase — its product is MNDSDEIGVFLGLDVGKSAHHGHGLTPTGKKVFDKQLPNTEPKLRDVFTKLKTKFGTVLVIVDQPASIGALPLTVARDAGCKVAYLPGLAMRRIADLYPGEAKTDAKDAAVIADAARTMPHTLRSLEVSDEITAELTVLVGFDQDLAAEATRTSNRIRGLLTQFHPSLERVLGPRLDHQAVTWLLERYGSPAALRKAGRRRLVEVIRPKAPRMAKRLIDDIFEALDEQTVVVPGTGTLDIVIPSLARSLSAVHEQRRATEAQIAALLEDHPLSKVLTSLPGVGVRTAATLLVTVGDGTSFPTAAHLASYAGLAPTTKSSGTSIHGEHAPRGGNRQLKRAMFLSAFAALHDPASRTYYDKCRTRGKTHTQALLRLARQRINVLFAMLRDGTFYEPRTPRLA
- a CDS encoding LCP family protein: MAQSSSVYEEGTKPGAVPGDGDGRGGPRPGRGRRVLRWSASALSVLILATAGAGYLYYKHLNGNIEKGRRSSGDSKARKATPNAAGQTPLNILLVGSDSRDSDENVKLGGARKDRGNPPLGDVQMLIHLAADRKSAAVVSIPRDTRVDIPECTDPKTGRTYPPVNTIINASLARGGAGCTLATWENLTGVYVDHWMTIDFAGVVKMADAIGGVEVCVRQNVWDRPLPGVSGGSGLKLTAGRKKVQGEQALQWLRTRHAWGSDPLRARAQHMYMNSMIRTLKAQNVFTDTGRLTDLAEAATRSLHVSEELGTVKKLYDLGMQLKTVPTDRITMTTLPTAADPQDRNHLVPAGTDADRVWAMIRDDVPFDGKGGEPGTRKAEKAEEVSRDPAAADDAIGVLVQNATRSSTLGPVSGRAGAVAQSLVGKGFTKAAADASGALSEERTVVRYPSAELEGDAQRVAKALGVPVSSVKRSTDVSGVTVVVGADWREGTAYPKQPAPKAGDLPGDADALNGSDTGQCMDVYAPYRW
- a CDS encoding LCP family protein; this encodes MTQSGVRENETRQGVRQEPGPGETKPATGGPAGGGGRPRRTRRLLRWSAAVLAVLILGTAGAGYLYYRHLNGNIKKDELNLGDNKVAAPTPNAAGQTPLNILLIGSDARDTEENQKLGGARETFGAAPLADVQMLLHLSADRTNMSVISMPRDTLVKIPKCTDPDDGKVYPGTQGRTMTNQSLGNGGPGCTVATWQELTGIHIDHFVMVDFAGVVSMADAVGGVPVCVDANIHSRTSDGKGSGLKLEKGTSYIQGEQALQWLRTRYGFEDGSDLARAKAQHMYMNAMVRQLRENATLSSPNKLRRLAEEATRALTVDPGLDTVKKLYDLSDELRKVEPERITMTTMPNRYVGARVEPTEDAEQLFRLVREDIALDGKDKDREKAAEKASADPAAADDEIPVQVHNGTRTDTLAAARGRASTVTGLLKEQGFAQAVADTNGSWSQERTVVRYPSADLEGDAQRVAKALGIPLSSVKRSTDVSGVTLVVGADWREGTDYKAPKRSDKTPKSADALNGADDKACMHVDPDFTW
- a CDS encoding LCP family protein, producing the protein MDAQRRGRGDQIDPADQWVLNPNTGEYELRLSPSAAQSPVSGTRGSTPPTGAGGRTAEARKSAPGDATSRAGATRTDVPPQRRRRGAPEEPPPGRRGGRRPVQRKPKKAKKALMWTGGTMAFVLLGVGAAGYFYLRHLEGNVTTTDVGSAGASNFSKDEAFSILIIGTDKRTGEGNEGYGDKGSSGHADTTILLHVAKDRSNATALSIPRDLIVNIPDCPTKLEDGSEKIVPGQQGVRFNRSLGESGRDPGCTMLTVEENTGIDVDHFMMADFNAVKTLTTAVDGVDVCVEKPVNDKESKLVLPAGPSKVEGEQALAFVRTRKSFGNSGDLDRIKVQQQFLGSLMRKMSSSNILTNPSKLLKLAEAATKALTVDKAIGNVGTLKDIALELKKVPTKNIAFTTVPVKDNPAETVKATVVLNEAQAPQVFDMIKNDVSFTEVKEQKKKEKDAEAARLKGSKAPASEVRVRVLNGGAVTGSAQKTLQYLQVEEGVTKSENGGNAPAALAKTTLEYAPDQADQARRLADIMGLSGSALKPGESVTNSQGLPAMTLTLGKDFKGAGVKLNAPVEAADVEKSTADKVKCAS
- a CDS encoding glycosyltransferase family 2 protein, with product MNANPDVRLPAVSVIMPVLDEERHLRGAVQAILAQEYAGEMEVVIALGPSTDRTDEIAAELVAEDPRVHTVPNPTGRTPAALNAAINASRHPIVVRVDGHGMLSPNYIATAVRLLEATGAQNVGGIMHAEGENDWEHAVAAAMTSKIGVGNASFHTGGEAGPAETVYLGVFRREALERQGGYNVEFIRAQDWELNFRIREAGGLIWFSPELKVSYRPRPSVKALAKQYKDYGRWRHVVARFHEGSINLRYLAPPTALCAIATGLLVGALLTPWGFVVPGGYLAAILLGSVPAGKGLPLKARLQIPVALVTMHMSWGWGFLTSPRSLARKVIASRRPAVRANANADADADAATG